GAGCGGCGCTACCCGCACTAACGTGGCCGATTTGTTCATCGGCTTGGTGTATTAGAAAGAGACGGTTGTTCGAATGAGAAAACCTATCAATGGCGCCAACGGCCCTTCCTCCAAGGCGCGGGCAAGGCGGATGGCGACCGTGACCTTGATTCCGGGCGACGGGATTGGACCTGAGGTAATCGAAGCTGCAGTGCGGGTGGTGGAACACGCCGGAGTGCAAATTCAGTGGGATCGTCAAATCGCCGGCGCCACCGCGCTTAAAACCGTGGGCAACCCGGTTCCTGACGCCTTGCTCAAATCGCTGCGCCAGACCGGGCTTGCGCTCAAGGGACCGCTGGAAACCCGGGTCGGCGAGGGCTATCGCTCGATCAACGTGTACTTGCGCAAGACTTTCAACCTCTACGCCAACCTGCGCCCGATCCAAAGCTTAAGCGGGGTGGTGACCCGCTTTCACGATGTCGATCTGATAGTGGTGCGCGAGAATACCGAAGATCTCTATGCCGGCCTGGAGCATCAACTTGTTCCCGGCGTGGTTGAGAGCATTAAATTGATCACGGCGCGCGCCTCGACGCGGATCGCGCGCTTCGCCTTCGAGTACGCGCGGCGCGAACGCCGCCAGACG
Above is a genomic segment from Candidatus Binataceae bacterium containing:
- a CDS encoding isocitrate/isopropylmalate dehydrogenase family protein, which produces MRKPINGANGPSSKARARRMATVTLIPGDGIGPEVIEAAVRVVEHAGVQIQWDRQIAGATALKTVGNPVPDALLKSLRQTGLALKGPLETRVGEGYRSINVYLRKTFNLYANLRPIQSLSGVVTRFHDVDLIVVRENTEDLYAGLEHQLVPGVVESIKLITARASTRIARFAFEYARRERRQTVTAIHKANIMKLSDGLFLKCARQVARHYPEIKYQEQIVDAACMRLVTEPAAFDVLLLENLYGDIVSDLCAGLVGGLGLVPGANYGDKGAIFEAVHGTAPDIAGKGVANPTAAILSAAMLLDYIGETTAARRIRAATSAVLKSGRVLTSDLGGRATTAQLTEAIGAVLQRDGNHRGADQP